A stretch of Primulina tabacum isolate GXHZ01 chromosome 13, ASM2559414v2, whole genome shotgun sequence DNA encodes these proteins:
- the LOC142522560 gene encoding protein DMP3-like: MSLRQRSASSNQPSSAEAIPTPPLVPAPARPRSAISQALESSAHLANLLPTGTLLAFQLLTPAFTNGGSCDPTTRSLTFILLSVLSISCLLASFTDSFRASDGIVHYGFATFKGLWLFDNPNYNADASYKLPDLSKYRLNFIDVIHAVLSCLVFGVVALRDKNVVSCLYPTPGREAQEVLDIVPIGVGLICSLLFVIFPTRRHGIGFPVTRDT, translated from the coding sequence ATGTCCCTTAGACAAAGATCAGCATCCTCCAACCAACCATCCTCCGCCGAGGCCATCCCGACTCCGCCCCTCGTCCCTGCACCGGCACGGCCCCGAAGCGCCATCTCTCAAGCCTTAGAAAGCTCCGCACACCTAGCCAACCTCCTTCCCACGGGAACCTTGTTGGCCTTCCAACTCCTAACACCAGCCTTCACCAACGGCGGCTCGTGTGACCCCACCACGCGTTCGTTGACTTTTATTCTCCTCTCTGTGCTCTCTATTTCTTGCCTACTCGCCTCTTTCACGGATAGTTTCAGGGCATCAGACGGGATTGTCCATTACGGGTTCGCGACGTTTAAAGGGTTGTGGCTGTTTGACAATCCAAATTACAACGCTGACGCATCTTACAAGTTGCCTGATCTGAGCAAGTATAGGCTgaatttcattgatgtgattcACGCAGTTCTTAGTTGTCTTGTGTTTGGTGTTGTGGCTTTGAGGGATAAGAATGTGGTGAGTTGCTTGTATCCTACACCTGGGCGTGAAGCTCAGGAAGTTCTGGACATTGTTCCTATTGGAGTTGGGCTTATTTGTAGCTTGTTATTCGTGATTTTCCCGACCAGGAGACATGGTATTGGTTTCCCTGTTACTCGGGATACATGA
- the LOC142523072 gene encoding UPF0548 protein At2g17695, which produces MIFWSWSHPTSQEQETCVNKSSALNYDISHKGATAKPAFALKQDKELSETGFFVNHARVLVGSGLETFEKGKCALQNWRHFSLNWAFVDPKTPIQSGVKFCVCTKQFLPWILMPLEIVYVNESRDLKDTAVSFSFGSGTLQGHLLAGEERFSITMDEKEDVWYEILSFSKPANFLSLIGYPYVCYSQKKFAHESTTAMKKHLSA; this is translated from the exons ATGATTTTCTGGTCCTGGTCTCATCCAACTAGTCAAGAACAGGAGACATGCGTAAACAA GTCTAGTGCCCTTAATTATGATATCAGTCATAAAGGTGCCACAGCTAAGCCTGCATTTGCTCTTAAACAAGACAAGGAGCTATCAGAGACTGGTTTTTTTGTTAACCATGCCCGTGTTTTAGTTGGTTCAGGTCTTGAGACTTTTGAGAAAGGAAAATGCGCGCTTCAGAATTGGAG GCATTTTAGCTTGAACTGGGCATTTGTTGATCCCAAGACTCCCATTCAGAGTGGGGTAAAGTTTTGTGTGTGTACTAAGCAATTTCTTCCATGGATTTTGATGCCTTTGGAAATAGTGTATGTTAATGAGTCTAGGGACCTAAAAGACACCGCAGTTTCGTTCAGTTTTGGCAGCGGAACTCTTCAAGGACACCTGCTG gcaggagaagaacgGTTCTCAATCACAATGGACGAAAAGGAAGATGTCTGGTATGAAATACTTTCATTCTCCAAGCCTGCCAACTTTCTCTCGCTGATCGGGTACCCTTATGTATGTTATAGTCAAAAGAAATTTGCTCACGAATCTACAACTGCTATGAAGAAACATTTATCTGCATAG